A region of Vanessa tameamea isolate UH-Manoa-2023 chromosome 21, ilVanTame1 primary haplotype, whole genome shotgun sequence DNA encodes the following proteins:
- the LOC113395650 gene encoding phosphorylase b kinase gamma catalytic chain, liver/testis isoform isoform X2, which produces MAKEEDDDNLPDKDAAKEFYAKYEPKEIIGRGISSTVRRCVEKETGREYAAKIIDLSQESQDGVDTHTMRDATRQEISILRMVAGHPYIIELQDVFESETFIFLVFELCKNGELFDYLTSVVTLSEKKTRYIMRQVLEGVRFIHSKSIVHRDLKPENILLDDQLNVKITDFGFARVLNDGEKLFELCGTPGYLAPETLKANMFEDAPGYGKEVDTWACGVIMFTLLVGCPPFWHRKQMVMLRNIMEGKYSFTSPEWADISEDPKDLIRRFLVVEPSERIDIEDALLHSFFHTVAIKSGGFNARAKLRLALLTVRAAVRLRRLPHTSARAVPLCDALIDPYAMRALRKVIDGCAFRVYGHWVKKGEGQNRAALFENMPKTELKSLYVSNLSR; this is translated from the exons ATGGCTAAAGAAGAGGATGACGACAATTTACCCGATAAAGATGCGGCAAAGGAATTCTACGCTAAATATGAACCGAAAGAAATAATTGGGAG aggcATAAGTTCAACAGTAAGAAGATGTGTTGAAAAAGAGACTGGCCGGGAGTATGCTGCTAAAATTATTGACCTCAGTCAGGAGTCTCAGGATGGTGTGGATACGCACACAATGAGGGATGCCACCCGACAAGAGATCAGCATACTGAGAATGGTCGCTGGTCATCCTTATATTA TTGAACTACAAGATGTATTTGAATCCgagacatttatatttttggtcTTCGAGCTTTGCAAGAATGGTGAACTGTTTGACTATTTGACATCAGTTGTGACATTATCAGAGAAGAAAACTAGATATATTATGAG GCAGGTGCTGGAGGGCGTTCGGTTTATACACAGCAAGAGTATAGTTCATCGGGATCTTAAGCCGGAGAACATTCTACTTGACGATCAACTCAATGTTAAGATAACTGACTTTGGATTTGCAAGGGTGCTGAACGATGGAGAAAAGTTATTCG AACTATGTGGAACGCCGGGATATTTGGCACCAGAAACCCTGAAAGCTAACATGTTTGAAGACGCACCCGGCTATGGCAAGGAGGTTGACAC atggGCATGCGGCGTCATAATGTTTACATT GTTAGTCGGCTGTCCACCGTTTTGGCATCGGAAACAAATGGTGATGCTACGTAATATTATGGAAGGGAAATATTCTTTCACGAGTCCCGAGTGGGCGGATATTTCAG AAGACCCTAAAGATCTGATCAGACGGTTCCTTGTTGTTGAACCGAGTGAAAGAATCGACATTGAAGATGCCTTACTTCATTCATTCTTCCACACAGTG GCGATAAAATCCGGTGGTTTCAACGCCCGTGCGAAGCTGCGTCTCGCTCTATTGACTGTGCGGGCTGCGGTGCGTCTGCGTCGTTTGCCGCACACATCTGCGCGTGCCGTGCCGCTCTGCGATGCGCTGATAGATCCGTACGCCATGCGAGCACTGAGAAAG GTGATCGACGGTTGTGCTTTCCGCGTGTACGGACATTGGGTAAAGAAGGGAGAAGGTCAAAACCGCGCCGCACTGTTCGAGAACATGCCGAAAACCGAGCTAAAAAGCCTCTACGTTAGCAACTTGAGTCGATAA
- the LOC113395650 gene encoding phosphorylase b kinase gamma catalytic chain, skeletal muscle/heart isoform isoform X1 yields MAKEEDDDNLPDKDAAKEFYAKYEPKEIIGRGISSTVRRCVEKETGREYAAKIIDLSQESQDGVDTHTMRDATRQEISILRMVAGHPYIIELQDVFESETFIFLVFELCKNGELFDYLTSVVTLSEKKTRYIMRQVLEGVRFIHSKSIVHRDLKPENILLDDQLNVKITDFGFARVLNDGEKLFELCGTPGYLAPETLKANMFEDAPGYGKEVDTWACGVIMFTLLVGCPPFWHRKQMVMLRNIMEGKYSFTSPEWADISEDPKDLIRRFLVVEPSERIDIEDALLHSFFHTVLWDQDMTPLKKSYAGTSRKMSRIDQLAMAIKSGGFNARAKLRLALLTVRAAVRLRRLPHTSARAVPLCDALIDPYAMRALRKVIDGCAFRVYGHWVKKGEGQNRAALFENMPKTELKSLYVSNLSR; encoded by the exons ATGGCTAAAGAAGAGGATGACGACAATTTACCCGATAAAGATGCGGCAAAGGAATTCTACGCTAAATATGAACCGAAAGAAATAATTGGGAG aggcATAAGTTCAACAGTAAGAAGATGTGTTGAAAAAGAGACTGGCCGGGAGTATGCTGCTAAAATTATTGACCTCAGTCAGGAGTCTCAGGATGGTGTGGATACGCACACAATGAGGGATGCCACCCGACAAGAGATCAGCATACTGAGAATGGTCGCTGGTCATCCTTATATTA TTGAACTACAAGATGTATTTGAATCCgagacatttatatttttggtcTTCGAGCTTTGCAAGAATGGTGAACTGTTTGACTATTTGACATCAGTTGTGACATTATCAGAGAAGAAAACTAGATATATTATGAG GCAGGTGCTGGAGGGCGTTCGGTTTATACACAGCAAGAGTATAGTTCATCGGGATCTTAAGCCGGAGAACATTCTACTTGACGATCAACTCAATGTTAAGATAACTGACTTTGGATTTGCAAGGGTGCTGAACGATGGAGAAAAGTTATTCG AACTATGTGGAACGCCGGGATATTTGGCACCAGAAACCCTGAAAGCTAACATGTTTGAAGACGCACCCGGCTATGGCAAGGAGGTTGACAC atggGCATGCGGCGTCATAATGTTTACATT GTTAGTCGGCTGTCCACCGTTTTGGCATCGGAAACAAATGGTGATGCTACGTAATATTATGGAAGGGAAATATTCTTTCACGAGTCCCGAGTGGGCGGATATTTCAG AAGACCCTAAAGATCTGATCAGACGGTTCCTTGTTGTTGAACCGAGTGAAAGAATCGACATTGAAGATGCCTTACTTCATTCATTCTTCCACACAGTG CTTTGGGACCAAGACATGACCCCGCTGAAGAAGTCCTATGCCGGTACAAGCCGCAAAATGTCAAGAATCGACCAGTTGGCAATG GCGATAAAATCCGGTGGTTTCAACGCCCGTGCGAAGCTGCGTCTCGCTCTATTGACTGTGCGGGCTGCGGTGCGTCTGCGTCGTTTGCCGCACACATCTGCGCGTGCCGTGCCGCTCTGCGATGCGCTGATAGATCCGTACGCCATGCGAGCACTGAGAAAG GTGATCGACGGTTGTGCTTTCCGCGTGTACGGACATTGGGTAAAGAAGGGAGAAGGTCAAAACCGCGCCGCACTGTTCGAGAACATGCCGAAAACCGAGCTAAAAAGCCTCTACGTTAGCAACTTGAGTCGATAA